The segment TCAGATGTTGCATTGTTTTGTTCCAGATGTGGTTTATGACCCCGACGTCATGGGAGGTTTGGTTAAGCTGCTGTCGAAGGTCCTgagctcttcttctcctcctgacGTCCTCAtctgctccacaataagaaacCCAGAAACGTACAGCGCCTTCAAGCAGCAGTTGGGTGAGAGTTCGccaacgggggggggggggctgacatAAACTAATGAGCTGAACAGATCTGTGTCAAAGGTCGAGGTCAGCATGACctcaatcaaaaacaaacagttgtcACTtcaaatttcacacaaatggTCTCAATTTGATGTGatcttgttgttttgtcattaaCTGTAACTGTGTGTTGTGACAGGGAACGCAGGAATCAGACATCATGTGATCACAGGACCCGTCAGTCATGTGTTCCCGTACAACAGACTCTCCTCCATCGAACTTATCAAACTGTTCACGTGACTGTTGAACAATAAAGATTTCATTTACAAATGTACATCAGCGCCTCTGTTTCACACTTAAAGGGTCTAACGGGGTCTGGTCTTCATCTGGGGCCATTGAGGAGCGGCAGGACGTTCTGGTCCCAGTTGTCGTCCCAGCgctgccccctgctgctgcGAAGGTTCCTCCTGAACAAACCCAGTCGACCTCCTGAGGCGGggagctctgacagcagagactggAAACACACAGGAGTCCTGATGAGTCTGAGGctcagaaacaggaagtcagaccCAGAACCAGAACCGTGAGGTCTGAAGGTCTCACCTTGAGCTGCTCGGCGAGCTCCTGAGAGTCTCTGAAGATCAGCCCGTTCTCCTCGTGTTTCACCAGCTCCTGTAAACTGAGCAGAACATCTCAGGTTCACTGGTCCATCCAGGTTGATCagcccccccccgaccccccctcACCAGTGGAAGTGGACGGCACAGACGGGCAGACAGCAGCCAAACATGTCCACCACCTTCATGGGCAGGTCCAGACCGCTGGAGGACTTATGGAGACACACACCCAGGTCTGCAGAACCTGCAGGAGAGAACAACCCCAGTTTGAGTCTCTGTATCTGGTTCCACACTGAGAACAGAGCTGGAGGCGGCCTGACCTAATAAAACAGGATAATCCTCAGCCTCCAGCCACGGGGTGCAGATCTGCACATGTTCCAACTCCAGCGAGTGGATCAGCTTCCTGTAGTGCTCCTTCTGAGGGCCtttacctgcacacacacactcatgtaataacaaaaaaataaaatcaagcaGCTCTTTAATCGCAGACTCTTGGACAGCTCACCTGTGATCGCACAGACCAGATGCGGTAATGAAGCTCCTCCTTTAATGAATCCTTCAtactctgaaaaacaaacaggtgtgAGGTGACAACTgatcacacacactgtggagtttagtttagtttgcaTGTCGTACCTTTCAGAGCTTCCAGGAGGATGGAGAAATCTTCATCCTCTGTGAACACAACATGAACGtatcattatattattaatattgttattgtGGTGTTGCTGTTGTAAAATGTGTGATTATATTTTCCATCTGACACATGTTCAGGTTTATCCCCCCTCACCTGTCCAGCTGGTGCTGCTGACGAGCAACGCCGGTCGCTCTGCCCTCAAGGTCACAGAGCCATCAGTGAGGTCACGAGCTGAGAAGGCGGTCCGCTCCACATCGGCCTCATCAGACCTGAAAACACAGCTCCgtgttgttgtggtgtttttgttgaacGTTTCCGTCACAGAATTTCAGCGTTGATCTCACCCTTGCTCCCTGAACTCAGGATACGTGTCGGCCAGTTTCACAAAGAGCTGGTGCTGCAGCTCCACCGGTGCCTCTCTGAAGATGGAGGCCGGTCTGTCGTACAGAGTTGTTGCCCTGCAAAGGTCCGACAGGAAACACATACTATGCAACAGTAGCTACACGTGCTGACTGCTTTTACATTATGAGAAGTTCTGCCAACAGCtaaaatgtctgtgttgttAATTTTGtgctaaacacaaaacaaattgtaCTTGATGCCCCAGTTCTTCTGTAAGTCGTCCCTCATGGCGTTGGTGACACACAGGTGGTGAGTTGCCAAGGGCCCGAAAAAGTGCTCGTAcctagaagaagaagaagaagaattaaaaaaacaccCGAACGCTGAACATGTTGGGCAGACCTGCAGCAGCGTTTAGACTGACCACTCAGCCAGCCGGACCACCGGGTGTCTCCGGCCGTGACTCAGCGCCATGATGGTGTAGCCGTAGTTGTGCCAGTCGATGATGAGTTTGCTGCCCCGAAGGACGCACACTAACCAGGCAACAGCGATACTGGGCAGCCCAGGAGGATTCTGGGATAGAAAATACCATTGTTAACATTAACAGAGAGTTGAATGTCTCAGAGACAAGGAGGACAAGTTAGacggagaagaagaaacatggaGCTTTGATATAAAACAAGGTCCTGCAGACTTCAGGATCTACCTGACCTGCAGCAGAAGATGAGACTGCAGCTCCATCCTCATCAGGACgaccagcagctgcagaaactgACCCATCACCTTCGTCACGTACGTGATGAGTTTAGGGCCAGCTGtaaaaagcagcactgagtgAAGCCTACAGACCGACAGGGGGCcggcagagagcagctgagggGTTACCTGTGAGCCCTTTGACCTCAGAGACCGGGACCATCCTGATGCTGTCCTCCCGCAGCACGTCCGGATGGGGTTTACTGTCTGAAATGAGACAGGAGACACTCTGAGCTGGACCCCCGGAGACACACAGCTGAGGGACACCGAGGCGGCCTCACCTGAGAAGCCGACGAAGGTGACGACGAAGCCGCTTCTGCTGAGGGACAGAGCGTGGTACTGCATCCGGGGGCTGCGGCCGATGTCCCCGAGGACCAGGACACACACCCGCCGCTCAGTGCCGCCGTCCGGCCGCCGCAGAGGCAGCAGAGCGGCGGCgaccagcagacacacaaccgGCACCACAACCGGAGCGGACCCCGACACACAACAGGCTGCTAGAAGCGCCGCGACCAGCGCCATCACTGTGCTGGGCGACGCCATGTTTGTTTGTAAGTACCGATGACGTGGCTCGgtggaggggggcggggcttgctGAGGCGTTCACTTCCATCTGTTCTATCAGGTCAGTTCATAATCACATTACGGTTTAATTAAGTGTTATCAATTAGTGACATCACGATAATTCACCATTTAGTGAGCAGATTAAATGAACGTGGTGGATTTATGATGAATGTTAATTCATGATAAATGATCATACAGGACATTTTATTGGTTGGAGTAGTTAAAGCTGCAGGTGGAGCAGCTTTAACTACTTTTTAAACAGTGGACAGAAAACTACGTTACCCTCTGACGTCACACCTGCCCCCCCCAGCCCTCACCACTTCCTCTCTCCGTTTCGTCCCGGAGCCTCCAGATCGGATCTATCCCGGTGAGGATGCGGGCAGCGAGGCTCGGTGTGGCCGCGGCTCTGGCTCTGTTTGCCGCAGTGAGCGGCGGCTGTCGGGCGGAGGTGATCGATGACATCCTGGGCAGCTTGTCCCGGGGAGCAGCCTTCCTGGAGAGGCAGCATGAGCACATCAACCTGGACGGGGTGGTCGGTTTCCTCATGCTGCAGGGTAGGTCAACATCTGGTTTGGGACAATTATTTCACTTATATCAATAATCTGAGAAACAGTCGACACGGTTGTAAGACGGAATCAAAAGCTGCATAATAATGATTTCTTTATAGACCTTTGGGTTGCCAGGTTTTTTGACACTCCATCACTCAGTTGCCTTAATCAGAATCATCCAAGCCTGTAAGCAATCATATTTATAAATCTTTACTATCATTGCTTATTCCTTTCATTACAATCTGTTGTTTCATCTTTAGTCTGTTTCCagaacacagagactctgaggtcagaaaaataacagtcaGCAAAAACTTGCtttagaaaatgtaaactgATCCGTTTGTGAattgatcctgatccagattctgcagctgcttccttccctctccaataaaatagataaaataaaacaattgatCTGACAGTTGTTGAGAAACTTCAGAAAGAAGAAGTCTGGAGGTCACTGAAGGAATTTGGATTCTTCCTCTGGGGAGCAGGAATCTGAGTTGGTTGAAGCTTCCATCAGATGGTCGTTTAGATACTTTAGTCGGTGACCTCGACaccagttgtgtgtttttaaatggtgTAGCTGTTTTGTGTCTCAGCTGAACTGAAGGAGGCGATCCGGACGTGGCCTCACACCGACCCGGTCAGCTGGGCTCAGAGAACCTCCGCCGTCGCTCTGGTCAGACGCCTCGACCAGAGTTTCGACAAAGCAACCAACGCCCTGCAGCAGAATGACCCCAACTATTACAGAGGTGAGACTTCATGAGTCCACCAAGAAGAAATGGAAACCCCACCAGGTCCGTTTCCGATTCTTTCATCCTCCCACTGGTCTGTTTGTTTAGAGTTTGAGCCGCTGCTGTCCTGGACTTTCTGGTTGATTCCTCAGAAGTGGAGCTCCACAGACCCCAGTCTGGTCTACCCCTCCACCATGACCACGGAGTGCTACAACGAGCAGCTCAGTGACAAGTGTCTGACCCTGCTGCTGGGAAcctggtacaaacacacaacaacacacaaattgtctgtaggccatctttgttttttgaaaccagaagaaaccatatttggagcaGAGGGTGGAGCTGAACTATTCATCAAACACTTCAAGGGAGaggtagggacattttcccatagacttcaatataatctgacCTTTAACAACCAGAGGATTCacctcctgatggtcattagagaGAACGAAGGTTTAAGGCTCTACAATGTTGACttcagtccaggtccaggtctcaaCGTGTTATCTATTATATGAAACACTTTTactgaagagctgctgttttttagGAAGATGAACGGGACGCCCTGCATCGTCACCAAGCCGTGTCGGGACACCATGACCCGGTTTGGCTGTCCACACTACTCTCTTTCCCACCAGCTGCTCTACTTCATGATCGGGAAAATGGTGAGATGTGCAGAAATTCACCTGAAATGATGCCGCCCCCCTCCGGGTCAGACTGACTGGCTGAGTTTCCCTCTCAGAAAGGCTGCACCAACCTGCTGAAAGGAGACACACGAGCGTCCAGAGCCAACATGACTGAACAAAACTACCAGAAGATCTTCTGCTCCAACATGATGAAGACCAACCAGGACATTATCAGGGACGGGCTCACCGAGCAGACGGTGGACATCTTCATCGAGAACAGTCAGTGTCCCGAGCTTTAGGCGGCAGCAGCTTTGTTCATGTTTGTTAAACAGTTTTTACACATTCTTCATATAAATAATagaatttccttcatttttgaaatatcaaaGATCTCAATCAACAGAGAAATGCCGTTAATGAGATCagacctttaaaatgaaagactgCAGAAGTTGAATTATGGACCTAATGTTTAATCGGCAGGATCACAAacatgttaaaaacctgaagaggtgCAGACTGAGTTTAGTTCCTCTGCTTTCTGTCGACAGTCCTGATTTGTGGACTGGCGGGTTTCTCTGACTTCTACAAAGCCGATTGGCTGCAGCACATACTGAGGCTGCAGGACGAGGAGGTCGGCTGCTTTGGGCGAGACAGTGAGTGAACAGGAAGTGTCAGATAATGTGAATGTTAACTACTGTGAGGTTTAAAAACGGGTCAACCTGAACCGACGGATGGAAGGATGAGCTAATGAATTTCTTTCCTCAGAGAGCATCATGTCTCAGATCATCGGAGATGAACTtctggagcagctgcagcctcacaggAGAGTGAAGAGAAGGGAGAAGATCCTTCCAGGTCAGCTGACTGgctcattgattgattgactgattggtGTAATATGAATAACCACTGATGAGCATCTCAGATCAATGAGGGAGTTTGAGGCATTTGAACAGAAAGTTTAAGTACAGACTTAAAGCTCTTCCTGTCGTTCATGTTTAATGTtacagctgcccccccccccccccttctcccacCTCCTTCCTTTGACAGATGGCTGTTCCAGTCACATGACCGCGGTGGCTGTCGGCGCTCTGGGAGGATACCTGAACTATTACCTGGCAGAACAGGACATAACCAAGAGGCCGCTGTCTTGAACgctgacccccccacccctcacccctCTGCTCGGGGTGTGTTCGCTCATTGTAGATCATCAGGTAGAGACTGAGCTTCGACACCGTACGTTTCTCCATGAACATGATGAAATGTGTTTCACATTATACTCTGTGATCATAATGAGAAGCTTTTAGTTCTGATGTTCCGACTCCACCTCAGGCCGACATCTTTCCAGAATGCTGACTCACCGTAGATATCCTGACTGATTTAATGTCTGAGGCAGATCCTGTTTCTGTCCAAATCCACGTGGACTCAGTCTCTTCAGCTGCTGTTCGCGACAAACCAGCAGAGTCCAGGAGAATCAGCTCTTTCATCCATCACAGTTTGACATTTCGAGAGTTTCCAGTTTATCACAAACAGATTTTACTGAAGAGAAGCAAGTCATGTTTTTATGACAGACGAGCTGCAGCTGAGTTATAGCAGGAGGGACAGACACAAACTGGGTCATAGTCCAGCTGTCCCGTCCTTCAGAGGCTGAGTCACAGTGGTGAGAATAGAATGTCCCAAATCTTCAGATGTGTCCTTCTTCTCCTGGACCAAATACGGCCCAACATGTCCCAGGGTTCAAAAGTTCTGTGTTAGGAGACAGTTTAGTGCTACACCTTCATACACCACGTCCAATAAAAAATGCTTGATTGTTACCCAAGAAAAaccccatcatcatcatcgtcgtcgaCGTCgtcatcatttaaatttttttcattaaaaataagtGATTATAAATCATTCTGATTGAAACTCAATCACAAATGCAATATCTACCACAAGTGCAAGTTTTTAAAGGCTCTTTCTACAAAATGCTGAACAACAACTACATATTGGCCATGAGAAAATAAGGAAACccataaaaaagttttttcttctcaaaaaataatcatccttttattgtctttaaattatgtttttgctttccACAAACGGTGGTTAGTGCTGAATATGAAGCAGCAGATGAGGCTGGAGTGTCGGTAGAATAGAAGCATGAATCATGAATGTATGTAGATGAACTCACATAACGGTTTTATGTTGGTAGATTAAACACAGATAATAAAACAAAGTCTGAAAGTCTGCCCTGTGTCTCCGAACCTTCTCAGGCTCTTTATGATGAGAGGTTGTGATGGTGAATGTTGATGCTGAGTCTTTGTGTTAGTGCTGTGGAACTGAGCTGAGGCCTccatgagaaaaacaacacaaactgattaCATAAGTTCTGTTGGAGCCAAATCTCCCCCAGCTCTACTCAGattcagattgtgtgtgtgaaatggaaATGGTTTTTACTTCCCAGAGGTGTTTATCTGCtggtttgatttaaaatgtgtgtgtgtgttacgtTAATTATCCCTTCTTTGGTTGCCGTCAGTGAAGTTTCTGGGACTGGACCTTACACCGGTTATGTCACTTGTTCCAGCCAATGACCTCGTAGAACAGTGCCTTGAGCAGCCGTGCCTCGTAGGTGACGGTGTTCTTGCCGATATGGATGTGGACTTCCTCCAGAGGCTGCTCGATGATGGCTGGAACCTCCTTCCCGTAGACTGGGAACAAGCAGAATTGTTATCAGCAGGAGTCTGATGGTCCACGTCCATCTGAGGATCAGATCATGTTCCGGGTTGTGATGAACTCATCATTCAGTTTTCCCTCAGTTTAAACTGACGTGGTCTGAACTGAGAACTTGAAATGTTTTAGTTAAAGTTCATGAAAACTACTCTCTTCAGTTAGTGTGTGTGAAGCTCTCAGAGCTACCTAGTTCAGGATTCACAAGATACCGAATCAAAGTGTCCAAGTGTAGGATGATATAAACCATCAAGTGAAATCTGTTGCTCTGCTCAGATCAAactatggtgtgtgtgtttgtgtgtgtgtgtgtgctcacccTCACAGTGCTCCAAGAACTGAATACACTCTTGTACCACGTCATCCCTCAGCATGACCATGTGTTTGGACATGTTctccagcagagagaggaaacaacgCTTGGCATAGAACCATGTGTCCGTCCCCAgctatcaacacacacacacacacacacacagttttaatcTTAAAGCACTAAAAGCCTGAACCTGCACAGTCGTGGTCTGGTGGTCTGCCAGGTGACATCGAATGTGGACCAGGATTCGGACTCCATTCTTCTGTGGCGCTGATTGTTGAGGGGAACTCTCAGGATGACGGCGTGTGTTCTCAGCTGGAGTTGAGTGgactcagctgcagccagagtCCAGTGTTGTGACTGGACCAGTTCAAAAGGCCTCAAAAAGAGCAGCTCAGACTCAGGTTGATTGACGGGGGACTGATTTTTGCCtttcaaatgttacatttcaaCATCATAATGATTTTGGTCTGACATCAGTCAAACAAAGaagaataaaagtaaaacagttttcattagaattcattcattctgagTCTGTTTGGGGGTAAAAATCAACGTCATGTAAACTGACTGACCTTCTTGTTATACGGCTCCAGACTCTTGATGACACGAGAGATGCCAAAATCATAGTTGCCCTTGGCACAGTACAACGTCCTGAAAGTGACACACAAAGATCTCAGAGCCGAATCTCCAAAACTAAACAACAAGATGACAATATTTTACTTCAGGTCTGGAGTTTTTGATGTTTATGAACTTCAAACAATGTGTTTCATACAATgtgctgaaataaaaactgaaaacaatgaagATGATGGAAAAAGATTCCAAACAGGAAAACGGACATCTTGAACAATTTTGTAATTCTTAAGGAGTTCATGAGTTGGaaccaaacacaaaaaggcCGGATCAGGGGAAGTGGAACAGCAGCTTGGACTCACCCGATCACCAGGTTGACGATGCAGAGGTGGAAGACCTTTTTGTCGGGGTCGTCGTAGGAGatctgctcctcctctttctcGATCTTCCTCATCAGTTCCTCAGCCTGTCCAACCAGGAGGAGATAAGAGAAAACTTCACTGGCCAGTTATCATCTAATGCAGAATGACCTCTTT is part of the Echeneis naucrates chromosome 8, fEcheNa1.1, whole genome shotgun sequence genome and harbors:
- the LOC115048057 gene encoding chitobiosyldiphosphodolichol beta-mannosyltransferase-like isoform X2 encodes the protein MASPSTVMALVAALLAACCVSGSAPVVVPVVCLLVAAALLPLRRPDGGTERRVCVLVLGDIGRSPRMQYHALSLSRSGFVVTFVGFSDSKPHPDVLREDSIRMVPVSEVKGLTAGPKLITYVTKVMGQFLQLLVVLMRMELQSHLLLQNPPGLPSIAVAWLVCVLRGSKLIIDWHNYGYTIMALSHGRRHPVVRLAEWYEHFFGPLATHHLCVTNAMRDDLQKNWGIKATTLYDRPASIFREAPVELQHQLFVKLADTYPEFREQGSDEADVERTAFSARDLTDGSVTLRAERPALLVSSTSWTEDEDFSILLEALKEYEGFIKGGASLPHLVCAITGKGPQKEHYRKLIHSLELEHVQICTPWLEAEDYPVLLGSADLGVCLHKSSSGLDLPMKVVDMFGCCLPVCAVHFHCLQELVKHEENGLIFRDSQELAEQLKSLLSELPASGGRLGLFRRNLRSSRGQRWDDNWDQNVLPLLNGPR
- the LOC115048057 gene encoding chitobiosyldiphosphodolichol beta-mannosyltransferase-like isoform X1 gives rise to the protein MASPSTVMALVAALLAACCVSGSAPVVVPVVCLLVAAALLPLRRPDGGTERRVCVLVLGDIGRSPRMQYHALSLSRSGFVVTFVGFSGEAASVSLSCVSPGVQLRVSPVSFQTVNPIRTCCGRTASGWSRSLRSKGSQVTPQLLSAGPLSVCRLHSVLLFTAGPKLITYVTKVMGQFLQLLVVLMRMELQSHLLLQNPPGLPSIAVAWLVCVLRGSKLIIDWHNYGYTIMALSHGRRHPVVRLAEWYEHFFGPLATHHLCVTNAMRDDLQKNWGIKATTLYDRPASIFREAPVELQHQLFVKLADTYPEFREQGSDEADVERTAFSARDLTDGSVTLRAERPALLVSSTSWTEDEDFSILLEALKEYEGFIKGGASLPHLVCAITGKGPQKEHYRKLIHSLELEHVQICTPWLEAEDYPVLLGSADLGVCLHKSSSGLDLPMKVVDMFGCCLPVCAVHFHCLQELVKHEENGLIFRDSQELAEQLKSLLSELPASGGRLGLFRRNLRSSRGQRWDDNWDQNVLPLLNGPR
- the LOC115047133 gene encoding UPF0764 protein C16orf89 homolog isoform X2 → MRAARLGVAAALALFAAVSGGCRAEVIDDILGSLSRGAAFLERQHEHINLDGVVGFLMLQAELKEAIRTWPHTDPVSWAQRTSAVALVRRLDQSFDKATNALQQNDPNYYREFEPLLSWTFWLIPQKWSSTDPSLVYPSTMTTECYNEQLSDKCLTLLLGTWKMNGTPCIVTKPCRDTMTRFGCPHYSLSHQLLYFMIGKMKGCTNLLKGDTRASRANMTEQNYQKIFCSNMMKTNQDIIRDGLTEQTVDIFIENILICGLAGFSDFYKADWLQHILRLQDEEVGCFGRDSDIMSQIIGDELLEQLQPHRRVKRREKILPDGCSSHMTAVAVGALGGYLNYYLAEQDITKRPLS
- the LOC115047133 gene encoding UPF0764 protein C16orf89 homolog isoform X1, whose amino-acid sequence is MRAARLGVAAALALFAAVSGGCRAEVIDDILGSLSRGAAFLERQHEHINLDGVVGFLMLQAELKEAIRTWPHTDPVSWAQRTSAVALVRRLDQSFDKATNALQQNDPNYYREFEPLLSWTFWLIPQKWSSTDPSLVYPSTMTTECYNEQLSDKCLTLLLGTWKMNGTPCIVTKPCRDTMTRFGCPHYSLSHQLLYFMIGKMKGCTNLLKGDTRASRANMTEQNYQKIFCSNMMKTNQDIIRDGLTEQTVDIFIENILICGLAGFSDFYKADWLQHILRLQDEEVGCFGRDKSIMSQIIGDELLEQLQPHRRVKRREKILPDGCSSHMTAVAVGALGGYLNYYLAEQDITKRPLS